DNA from Variovorax sp. PBL-H6:
AACGGATTATGAGTCCGCTGCTCTAACCAGCTGAGCTAACGGCCCACGCAGCCGGGATTCTAGTGGGCGGCTCGCCCTTGTCTATTTGCGGTGGCTCAGCGCATTGCTGACCAGCTTCGACGTGATGTCGACGATCTGGATCATGCGCTCGTAAGGCATGCGCGTCGGCCCGATGACGCCGAGTGTTCCCACCACCTCGCCATCGACCTCGTAGTTCGCGCTGACGATCGAGAGGTCGTCGAAAGGCACGACCTGGCTTTCCCCGCCGATGAAGATCCGAACGCCCTCGGCCTGGCTTGATACGTCCAGCAGGCGAAGCAGCTGCGCTTTCTGCTCGAAGAGCTCGAAAGCTCTGCGCAGATGGCTCATGTCGCTGGAGAAATCGGTGACTGAGAACAGGTTGCGCTCGCCCGCGATCACCACTTCGTCCTGCGCCTCCGTCATCACCTCCGAACTGACCTGCACCGCTGCCTGCATGAGGGCGGCAATCTCTCCGCGCAGTTGCTCCATTTCGGACTGCAGCCGGTCGCGCACCTGTTCGATGGACAGGCCGGCGAAATGCGCATTGATGTAGTTCGAGGCTTCGACCAGCTGCGATTGCGAATAGTCGACCTCGGGAAAGATCACACGGTTCTGCACGTCGCCGTCGGGTGCGACGATGATCACCAGCAATCGACGGTCTGACAGGCGCAGGAATTCGATCTGCCGGAATACCGAGGCGCGTCGCGGCGCCATGACCACGCCGACGAACTGCGACAGGTTCGAGAGCAAATGCGCCGCATTGGCGATCACCTTCTGCGGCTGGTCGGGCGGCAGGCTGGGAGCCGCGAACTGCTCGCGCTGTGCCGTCAGCATGGTGTCGACGAACAGGCGATAGCCCCGCGCCGTTGGAATGCGTCCTGCCGAAGTGTGAGGACTGGCAATGAGCCCAAGCCCCTCCAGGTCCGACATGACATTGCGAATGGTCGCAGGCGAGAGCTCGAGCCCCGAAGCTCGGGAGAGCGTACGGGAGCCCACCGGTTGCCCTTCGGCGATGTAACGCTCTACCAGCGTCTTGAGCAGCAACTTGGCGCGATCGTCCAGCATCGAAAGATTTTAGTGTTGTAATTTACCGATGACATCCAGCTTCCGGCGCGTCGCATTGATCGGCAAGTACCAGGCATCTGGCGCGCGGGCGCCAGCCGGCGCGCTGGACGAGATCATGGAGGGCATCGGGGCGTTCCTCGAATCTCAGGGCTGCGAGGTCTTCGTCGAGCAGGGGGAAGACGGCGAGCCGCAGCGGACTCGCTACGCCGCCCTGTCTGTCGAGGAGATCGGCCGGCAATGCGATCTTGGCCTGGTGGTGGGCGGCGATGGAACGATGCTCGGCATCGGGCGCCAACTGGCATGCTACGGCCTGCCGTTGATCGGCATCAATCGTGGGCGGCTGGGCTTCATTACCGACATTGCGCTGAACGACTACCAGACCACGCTGATCCCGATGCTGGCCGGCGACTACGAGGAAGACCACCGAAGCCTCATGCAGGCGAAGGTGGTGCGCAAAGGCGCCTCCGTATTCAATGCGCTTGCCATGAACGACGTGGTCGTCAACCGCGGCGCAACCTCGGGCATGGTCGAACTCCGGGTTTCGGTGGGGCATCACTTCGTCGCCAACCATCGCGCCGACGGCATGATCATCGCGTCGCCTACCGGCTCCACCGCCTACGCACTATCGGCCGGCGGCCCGCTTCTGCATCCGGCTGTGCCGGGCTGGGTGATGGTGCCGATCGCACCGCACTCGCTCTCCAACCGCCCGATCCTGCTGCCGGACGCGGACGAGGTCTCGATCGAACTGGTCGGCGGCCGGGACGCGAGCGCCAATTTCGACATGCAGTCGCTGGCAACCATGGCAATCGGCGACCAGATCGTGGTGCGGCGCTCCGACTACCGCGTACGTTTCCTGCACCCCCGGGGCTGGAGCTATTTCGACACCTTGCGCAAGAAACTGCACTGGAACGAAGGAGGTTCCTGATCCATGAGCCGCACGGCCGCCTCGACGGCGAAAAGCACTGTAGCCAAAGGCGAAGGCACTCCAGTGAGCCCGCATGCTCAATCTGTTCGCCACCGCTCCCGGGCGCATGTTGCGCCCTTCAGTATTTCGAGCGGGCACTGACATGGCACTGCGACGCATCGCCTTGCGCGATTTTGTGATTGTGCGCGCGCTCGAACTCGATCTGGCCACCGGCTTCACCGTGCTGACCGGCGAGACCGGCGCCGGCAAGTCGATCCTGATCGACGCGCTTCAATTGGCCCTCGGCAATCGTGCGGACGCCAGCGCGGTTCGCGAAGGCGCGGAGCGCCTCGACGTCAGCGCCGAGTTCGATAGCGAGCCTGCTCTCGCCGGTTGGCTGGACGAAGGCGGCTTCGAGGCCGGCGATGCGTTGCTGCTGCGCCGGACGGTTGATCTCCAAGGCCGAAGCCGCGGCTGGATCAACGGCAGCCCCGCGACGGCAACGCAACTGCGCGAACTCGGCGACCGGCTCCTCGACATCCACGGCCAGCACGCGTGGCAAAGCCTGACGCGCCCCGAGGCGGTGCGCCGGCTGCTCGACGCCTATGCCGGCGCCGAAGATGCAGTTGCGGCTCTCGCGCAGGCTTGGCAAGGGTGGCGTCACGCTGTCACAGCGCTGGACAAGGCGCGCTCGGCCCAGGATTCGCTGCAGCGCGAGCGCGAACGCCTCCAATGGCAAGTGGGCGAGGTCATGAAGCTCGCCCCGGGTGCCGATGAGTGGGAAGAGCTCGCGGCGAGCCACACCCGTATATCCAATGCGCAGGCGCTCATCGACGCCGCCGAAGGCGCCTGCGGCGCGCTGGAAGACGACGAGAGCGGTGCCCTGGCCGCGCTGAACCGGGCCGTCACGCTGCTGCAGAACTGCGAGCATATCGAGCCTGCCTTCAAGGAATTGGGCGAAGTGCTGGCTTCGAGCGTGGCTCAGGCTTCGGATGCCGCGCACTCCCTGCACGGCTATTTGCGCCAAGCCGACGCGGACCCGCAGCGGCTTGCCGAACTCGACGAGCGGATGGGCCTGTGGATGTCGCTCGCCCGCCGCTACAAGCGCACGCCGGCCGAGCTTCCTTCGCTGCTCGCGAGCTGGCAGGCCGACCTGCAGGCCTTGGATGCGCAAAGTGATCTGGAAGCGCTGGAGCGCGCCGAGAACGCGGCGCAACAGGCCTACACGAAGGCCGCCAGGGCCTTGAGCAAGGCCCGGAAGCAGGCGGCCCCGCGGCTGGCACAGGCCGTGACCCAGGCGATGCAGGGCCTCGGCATGCAGGGCGGGCGCTTCGAGGTCGCGCTGGAAACGCTGGCCGAGCCTGCCCGCCATGGGTTGGAGGACGTGGCCTTCCTGGTCGCGGGCCATCCGGGCAGCACGCCACGCGCAATCGGCAAGGTCGCCTCCGGCGGCGAGCTCTCGCGCATCGCGCTGGCGATCGCGGTCACGACAAGCCAGCTCGGCGCCGCGCAGACCCTGATCTTCGACGAGGTTGACGCCGGGGTCGGCGGCGCAGTGGCCGAGACCGTCGGCCGCCTCATGAAGCAGTTGGGCCGCGATCGCCAGGTACTTGCGGTCACCCATCTGCCGCAGGTGGCTGCCTGCGCAGATCACCACCTGCTGGTCGCCAAGCAGCAGACGAGCGCAAAAAGCCTGGGCGGCGTTCGAACCGAGAGCAGCGTGTCGACGCTCGACGACGACAACCGCACCCGCGAGATCGCCCGCATGCTGGGCGGCGAGCGCGTGTCCCAGACCTCGCTCGCGCATGCGCGAGAAATGCTGGGCAAGAAGACGCCGGAGGTTCCTGCATGAGCCACACGGCCGTTCCGAAAGCGGACAGCACCGCAGTCGAAAACGAAGGCACTCCAGCAAGCCTGGAGCTGGTGCTGATCACCGGGATGTCCGGCTCGGGCAAGTCGGTCGCCCTGCACGCACTCGAAGACGCAGGCTACTACTGCGTCGACAACCTGCCGCCCGAGCTCCTCATGCCCTTCATCGCCCTGCAGCGCGAGCAACAGGCAGGACGCGTGGCGATCGCGATGGATGTGCGCAGCGGCATTTCGCTGCCGCTGGTGCCGCAGCAGCTCGAGCGCCTGCGCAACGAGGGCGTGTCGCTGCGTTCGCTGTTTCTCGACTCGACCACCGACGCGCTGGTGCGACGCTATTCGGAAACGCGGCGCCGCCATCCCCTGTCGCGCAACGATGGCCGCACGGATGCGCCGGAGCAGCAGCGCGTCCTCGTGCAGGCCATCGAGCTCGAACGCGAGTTGCTGGCCGAGTTGCGCGACGGTGCGGACGTGATCGACACCAGCATCATCCGGCCGGCGCAGCTGCAGAGCTACATCAAGGCACTGATTGCCGCGCCCGAGAGCGCACTCACATTGGTTTTCGAGTCCTTCGCCTTCAAGCGCGGCGTGCCCCTCGATGCCGACTACGTGTTCGACGTGCGCATGCTTCCCAACCCGCACTACGTGCCCACGCTGCGGCCTTTGACCGGCCGGGACGTGCCCGTCATCGAGTGGCTGCGCGAGCACGATGACGTCGCGCGCATGCAAAGCGACATCGAGCAATTCCTTGATCGCTGGCTCGATGCGTTGGCGCGCGACCATCGCAGCTATGTGACGGTGGCGATCGGGTGCACCGGCGGGCAGCACCGCTCGGTTTTCCTGGTGGAACAGCTGGCCCGCGGCTTCAGCAGACGCTGGGCCGCCCTCAAGCGTCACCGCGAGCTGGACGCCTTGAGCTAGTCGCTGGCCGCGAGCAGCTTGCGCACTGGCGCCGGCAGACCGAGCACTGGCCATTCGCCGGCCTCGAACCAGCTTCCCGACGCAGTCGGCGGGCGCTCCGCCGCATACGCGACAGACACCGGATGCAGGTGCAGGTCCTTGTGCGTGAGCACGTGCAGGAAGGCCGGGTCGTCCTGCGCGGCACCATGCGCATCGGGCGCAAGCTCGTCCAGCAGCAAGGCACGGCTCTCGTAAACCGGCAGGCAGTAGAGGCCGGCCCAGATCCCGCGCGGCGGACGCTTTTCCAGCCATATGCGCCCCTTCCGGTCGAATGCCTTCAGCATCCAAAGCGATTGCGCGCTGCGCCGCAGCTTGCGCGTCTTGACCGGAAAGCGCTCCGGCGCGCCCGCTCGCCGTCCCAGGCACAGCTCGCTGGCCGGGCAGATCATGCAGCTGGGCTTGCGCGGCAGGCAGACGGTCGCGCCCAGGTCCATCAGCCCCTGCGTGTATCCGGCCATGGCATCCCGCTGAGCGGGCGGCGGCAGCAGGTCCGTCGCCAGCGCCCAGAGCGCTTTCTCCTGTGCGGCCGACGCCAGGTCGCCTTCAAAGCCCAGCACTCGCGTCAGCACACGCTTGACGTTGCCGTCGAGGATCGCGACGCGCTCGCCGAAGCAGAAAGCGGCGATGGCGGCGGCGGTGGAACGGCCGATACCGGGCAGCGTCTGCAGCTCGGCCGCCGTTCGCGGGAAGACGCCGCCGAAGCGCGACACCACGTCCTGGGCGCACCGATGCATGTTGCGCGCTCGGCTGTAGTAGCCCAGGCCGCTCCACAGGCCGAGCACCTCGTCTTCGCTGCCCGCAGCCAAGGCCTGAACCGACGGAAAGCGGTCGAGAAAGCGGGCGAAGTAACCCAGCACGGTCGAGACCTGGGTCTGCTGGAGCATGACTTCCGAAAGCCACACGCGGAACGGGTCCTGGGTGTTCTGCCACGGCAGCTCGCTGCGCCCGTGGCTGCGCTGCCATGCCACCACCCGCGTGGCGAAGTCCTCAGGCAGCCCAGGGGCCGCCGACTCCCGGTCTTCAAGCGGCACTGAGTTCGCCGCGCGCGGCAGCCGCTGAGGGCGCCTCATTGCTCGTCAACAGCGCCGTGAACTCGCGCAGGCGCACGTGCAGCTCGGCCAGGCCCGCCTCCTGAGTGGCAAGCTCGGCCAGGCGCTCGTCAAGATTGCCAGCGGCGCTCTGGATGCGCTCGACGGTCTCGATTCGTTTGGTGAAGTTGCGGCGGCGCTCCTTGAGCTGCGTGTCGAGCTGGGCGCCGGCGCCCTTGCTCCAGCGCTCCACCTCGGTCATGGCCGCCTCGTTGACCACGCGCAGCCGACTGGCCAGCGCGCGCACGAGCTTGTCGCAGAAGTCGGGTTGCGCGAGCTTCAGCACATTGCCGATGCCGAGATAGTGGATGTGGCTGCGCTCGATCTGGATCAGCTGCTCCTGAAAGCTCGTCAGGTCTGGCTCTGCCGGCGCCTGGAGCGCGAAGCCGTGCTCGGCATTCAGCTGGCGGAAGGTGGCGTGCAGCATCGACTGGATCTCGGCGGTGGTCGCCTGCACCTCGCGCAGGTTGTTGCGCAATGCGTCGAAAGTCGCACCGTACACCTTGCGCACGTTGAACTTGATGCCGGGCCGTTTGAGAGACGAGGACAGGCGAGCCATGTCGGCCTTGAGGGCCGTACTGCCGAGCACTGCGTAGACCTCGCGCAGCAACTTGCCCTGCACCGACCGCAGCGCCAGGATGCGGGTGTTGCTGCCCTCGAACTCGGCCTGCTCCTGCTCGATGCGGGTGCGCATGTGGCGGATGACCGAGACGTTCTTGCCGCGCAGGCCCTGTAGCTCGAGCGCCTGCTCCGACAGGTCGCGCTGGCGCACCTTGAGAATTCGCGCTGCCTCGGCATGCAAGGCCGAGATGCCGGCGTCGACGGCCAACCGCAGCATGCGCTCGCGTTTGCCGAGCAGGCCTTCGCCCAGCACGGACTCCAGCGCCGGCAGTCGGCTCGCCTGCAGCAAAGGCACGTCGCGGCGGATCTTGGCCTGCAGGCCCTTTTGCGCCGACACCGGAAGCACCTGCGTGAGCGGCACGCCCAGCAGTTCGGCAGCGCCCTTGCGCTGACGCTGGATCTGCGCATCGATCTGGGCCGGCGTGCTCAGCGTGTCCCACATCGTGTCGATCTTGTTGAGCACCACGATGCGGGTCTCGCCCGGATCGCCCTCAGTGATCAGGTGCTCGCGCCAGATGGCGAGGTCGGAACGGGTCACGCCAGTGTCCGCGGCGAGGATGAAGACCACGGCGTGGGCCTGCGGAATCAGGCTCACCGTCAACTCGGGCTCGGCGCCGATGGCGTTGAGGCCCGGGGTGTCCAGGATGACGAGGCCCTGCTCGAGCAAGGGATGCGGCATGTTCAGCAACGCATGCCGCCACCGCGGAATCTCGAGCTGGCCCTCGCCATCGGGCACGGGATTGTCGTCGGGCGATTCGTCGCTCCAGAAGCCCAGTGAGCGCGCCTCGGCCAGCGGCACGCGCCGGACCTCGGCCACCTTGCTCATGGTCTGCGAGAGCTGCTCGGCGTCTTCGACGTCAATCGGGATCTCGGTCCAGTGCTCTGGCTTGTCGCGCCAATGTGCGAGCGAATGCGGCTCCAGCCGGGTTTCGATGGGCAAGAGCCGCAGGCAGGGCGCAACGCCGGCGTCGTAGCCCAGCTCGGTCGGGCACATCGTCGTGCGGCCCGCGCTCGCCGGCATGATGCGGCGTCCGTACGCAGCAAAGAAGATCGCATTGATCAGCTCGGACTTGCCGCGTGAAAACTCGGCCACGAACGCGACCATGACCTTGCTGGTGCGCATTTGCGATTCGAGTTCGCGCAAACGCTCCGCCACGCTCTGATCGAGCAGTTCGTTCTCGTCGAGCCAGCGGGCCAGCCACTTGAGGCGGTGCGCGAAGTTGCGCCGCCAGGCGCCGTGCTGGTCGAATTGCTGATTGAATGAGCGAGTCAAGGTGTGTAAGGGTTGCTTACAAATATTAGCACCCGCATGGCGCTGGCGTGCCAATAGTCTGCCGGGCTTTCAGTACTTTTGGCAGTTCGGGCAGAAATATGTCGAGCGCTGGCCCTGACGTACCTGGCGCACAGGTGTGGCGCAGACCCGGCAGGGCTCGCCGTTGCGCCCGTAGACGGTCGCCTCCAGCTGGAAATAACCGCTTTGCCCGTCGACATTGGAGAAGTCACGCAGGGTGCTGCCGCCACGCTCGACCGCCCGCGCCAGGATCGCTCGCACCGCCGCATGCAGCCGCGCCGCACGGGGACGGCTGATGCGGGAGGCGGACAGGGTCGGCCGGATGCCAGCCATGAAGAGCGCCTCCGAAGCGTAGATGTTGCCCACGCCCACCACCACGTCGCCGGCCAGCAATACCTGCTTGATCGATGCCTTTCGTCGTCGCAGGCCCGCATGGAAGCGATCCAGGTCGAAGGACGCATCCAGGGGCTCCATGCCGAGGCCGCCCAGCAGCTTCACCGCCAGCGGTGTCGCCTCGTCCTCGACGTACACCACCGCGCCGAAGCGCCGCGGATCGTTCAGCCGCAGGGTCCCGCGGGTGGTCGCCAGGTCGAAGTGATCGTGCACCCCAGGCGCGGGCAGCAGGGTGTCGAAGCGCAGGCTGCCCGACATGCCCAGATGCATCAGCAGCAGACCCGAATCCATGTCGATCAAAAGGTACTTGCCGCGCCTGCGAACGGCGCGCACCGTGCGCCCCACCAGCGTCGCAGGCTCCGCAGCCAGGGCCCAGCGCAGCGGCTTGCCCAGGCGCACGGCTTCGACGCGCGCGCCCGCGATCCGTTCGGCGAAGCCGAGTCGCGTCACTTCAACTTCGGGTAGTTCAGGCATGGAGAAAGGCCGACATGAAAACAAGGCGAGATCGAAGCCCCATGCGGCCATGGCTCGAAAACCTTGGATTATTATGGCTCGATGACCCCTTCGCTCCGCCGATCCCGCCTTGCGGCGGCCGCGCTCTTGGCCCTACTCTCTCTGGGCGCGCAGGCGCAGCCCCAAACACCCGCCCCGGCAGCACCGACCAGCCCCGCCCCGCTCATCGAACCGGCAGCGCCGCCCGTGACGACCGCTGCCGCCACGGCCCAGCGCGAAGAGAAGGCGCAAGCGTCAGCGATGACGGCTGAGCTCTTTTATGAAGTGCTGATGGGCGAACTCACGACACGCTCGGGTGACCCCGGCTCGGGCTATGCGCTCGTACTTGACGCCGCGCGCCATTCTCGCGACCCCAAGCTGTTCCAGCGCGCTGTGGAAATCGCGCTCCAGGCACGCTCTGGCGATGCCGCTCTCGCCGCGACACGCGCCTGGAAAGACAGCCTGCCTCAATCGCGCGAGGCGCGACGCTTCGAGCTGCAGATCCTGATCGCGCTGAACCGGATCAGCGAGACCGTCGAGCCCTTGAAGGCCGAGCTGGCGGCTACGCCGCAGGTGGAGCGGCCCTTCCTGATGGC
Protein-coding regions in this window:
- the hrcA gene encoding heat-inducible transcriptional repressor HrcA, which translates into the protein MLDDRAKLLLKTLVERYIAEGQPVGSRTLSRASGLELSPATIRNVMSDLEGLGLIASPHTSAGRIPTARGYRLFVDTMLTAQREQFAAPSLPPDQPQKVIANAAHLLSNLSQFVGVVMAPRRASVFRQIEFLRLSDRRLLVIIVAPDGDVQNRVIFPEVDYSQSQLVEASNYINAHFAGLSIEQVRDRLQSEMEQLRGEIAALMQAAVQVSSEVMTEAQDEVVIAGERNLFSVTDFSSDMSHLRRAFELFEQKAQLLRLLDVSSQAEGVRIFIGGESQVVPFDDLSIVSANYEVDGEVVGTLGVIGPTRMPYERMIQIVDITSKLVSNALSHRK
- a CDS encoding NAD kinase, coding for MTSSFRRVALIGKYQASGARAPAGALDEIMEGIGAFLESQGCEVFVEQGEDGEPQRTRYAALSVEEIGRQCDLGLVVGGDGTMLGIGRQLACYGLPLIGINRGRLGFITDIALNDYQTTLIPMLAGDYEEDHRSLMQAKVVRKGASVFNALAMNDVVVNRGATSGMVELRVSVGHHFVANHRADGMIIASPTGSTAYALSAGGPLLHPAVPGWVMVPIAPHSLSNRPILLPDADEVSIELVGGRDASANFDMQSLATMAIGDQIVVRRSDYRVRFLHPRGWSYFDTLRKKLHWNEGGS
- the recN gene encoding DNA repair protein RecN, giving the protein MALRRIALRDFVIVRALELDLATGFTVLTGETGAGKSILIDALQLALGNRADASAVREGAERLDVSAEFDSEPALAGWLDEGGFEAGDALLLRRTVDLQGRSRGWINGSPATATQLRELGDRLLDIHGQHAWQSLTRPEAVRRLLDAYAGAEDAVAALAQAWQGWRHAVTALDKARSAQDSLQRERERLQWQVGEVMKLAPGADEWEELAASHTRISNAQALIDAAEGACGALEDDESGALAALNRAVTLLQNCEHIEPAFKELGEVLASSVAQASDAAHSLHGYLRQADADPQRLAELDERMGLWMSLARRYKRTPAELPSLLASWQADLQALDAQSDLEALERAENAAQQAYTKAARALSKARKQAAPRLAQAVTQAMQGLGMQGGRFEVALETLAEPARHGLEDVAFLVAGHPGSTPRAIGKVASGGELSRIALAIAVTTSQLGAAQTLIFDEVDAGVGGAVAETVGRLMKQLGRDRQVLAVTHLPQVAACADHHLLVAKQQTSAKSLGGVRTESSVSTLDDDNRTREIARMLGGERVSQTSLAHAREMLGKKTPEVPA
- the rapZ gene encoding RNase adapter RapZ, which encodes MSHTAVPKADSTAVENEGTPASLELVLITGMSGSGKSVALHALEDAGYYCVDNLPPELLMPFIALQREQQAGRVAIAMDVRSGISLPLVPQQLERLRNEGVSLRSLFLDSTTDALVRRYSETRRRHPLSRNDGRTDAPEQQRVLVQAIELERELLAELRDGADVIDTSIIRPAQLQSYIKALIAAPESALTLVFESFAFKRGVPLDADYVFDVRMLPNPHYVPTLRPLTGRDVPVIEWLREHDDVARMQSDIEQFLDRWLDALARDHRSYVTVAIGCTGGQHRSVFLVEQLARGFSRRWAALKRHRELDALS
- the mutY gene encoding A/G-specific adenine glycosylase; the encoded protein is MPEDFATRVVAWQRSHGRSELPWQNTQDPFRVWLSEVMLQQTQVSTVLGYFARFLDRFPSVQALAAGSEDEVLGLWSGLGYYSRARNMHRCAQDVVSRFGGVFPRTAAELQTLPGIGRSTAAAIAAFCFGERVAILDGNVKRVLTRVLGFEGDLASAAQEKALWALATDLLPPPAQRDAMAGYTQGLMDLGATVCLPRKPSCMICPASELCLGRRAGAPERFPVKTRKLRRSAQSLWMLKAFDRKGRIWLEKRPPRGIWAGLYCLPVYESRALLLDELAPDAHGAAQDDPAFLHVLTHKDLHLHPVSVAYAAERPPTASGSWFEAGEWPVLGLPAPVRKLLAASD
- a CDS encoding dynamin family protein, which gives rise to MTRSFNQQFDQHGAWRRNFAHRLKWLARWLDENELLDQSVAERLRELESQMRTSKVMVAFVAEFSRGKSELINAIFFAAYGRRIMPASAGRTTMCPTELGYDAGVAPCLRLLPIETRLEPHSLAHWRDKPEHWTEIPIDVEDAEQLSQTMSKVAEVRRVPLAEARSLGFWSDESPDDNPVPDGEGQLEIPRWRHALLNMPHPLLEQGLVILDTPGLNAIGAEPELTVSLIPQAHAVVFILAADTGVTRSDLAIWREHLITEGDPGETRIVVLNKIDTMWDTLSTPAQIDAQIQRQRKGAAELLGVPLTQVLPVSAQKGLQAKIRRDVPLLQASRLPALESVLGEGLLGKRERMLRLAVDAGISALHAEAARILKVRQRDLSEQALELQGLRGKNVSVIRHMRTRIEQEQAEFEGSNTRILALRSVQGKLLREVYAVLGSTALKADMARLSSSLKRPGIKFNVRKVYGATFDALRNNLREVQATTAEIQSMLHATFRQLNAEHGFALQAPAEPDLTSFQEQLIQIERSHIHYLGIGNVLKLAQPDFCDKLVRALASRLRVVNEAAMTEVERWSKGAGAQLDTQLKERRRNFTKRIETVERIQSAAGNLDERLAELATQEAGLAELHVRLREFTALLTSNEAPSAAAARGELSAA
- the mutM gene encoding bifunctional DNA-formamidopyrimidine glycosylase/DNA-(apurinic or apyrimidinic site) lyase, producing MPELPEVEVTRLGFAERIAGARVEAVRLGKPLRWALAAEPATLVGRTVRAVRRRGKYLLIDMDSGLLLMHLGMSGSLRFDTLLPAPGVHDHFDLATTRGTLRLNDPRRFGAVVYVEDEATPLAVKLLGGLGMEPLDASFDLDRFHAGLRRRKASIKQVLLAGDVVVGVGNIYASEALFMAGIRPTLSASRISRPRAARLHAAVRAILARAVERGGSTLRDFSNVDGQSGYFQLEATVYGRNGEPCRVCATPVRQVRQGQRSTYFCPNCQKY